A segment of the Coffea arabica cultivar ET-39 chromosome 8c, Coffea Arabica ET-39 HiFi, whole genome shotgun sequence genome:
GATTGAGTTCATCGAATTCGAGTTTCGACCGCATAACCTCGTGAACGCTCGGATTCTCGTCATGAACTCATTAGACAGAGAAAGTCTTGTTAGATAGAGAAACGGTGGACATATTACGATTATGATTGGCGACGGGCACAAAAATTGATTACTTCTTCACCAAATcgaaaacaaaaaatatatatatattggaaaaatgaaagaggCATTATTAATTGTTGGTGAAAACTAGCGAAATGTCAAACAAGAAGGTGTGGAAATCCTTTACTAGCTAGCAAGGTCAGGTCTCGTGGAAGAAAAGATCTTTTGAAACTGCCCAATAAGAGGAGAAGAGGGGGTCGGTGTTGGTGGAGTTTGGTTTAGGGGAAAAATATCTGGCGAAAGGAACTAATGAAATGGTCAAATTGAGCAGTGGGAGAAGGCTAAATTAAAAATTGTGGCTCGGACATAATAAAACAATGTACTCCTTTCTCGAATTGGACTCCTTTCTCGAGAGCTGAGCAGTGCTGGTTGCAAGTAGTGAATAGAAGTCCATTTTATAAAAGCAAAATTGGGCTTTAGAAAATTTGTAAAAGCCCAATTCGACATTGTTTAACCCACGCTCCCCGCCCAataatgcaaagaaaagaaaaccccaGTTGCATCCTTCTTCTCTCCCGTCTCTGCTCCAATACGTATCCAAAATCCTCCTTAAAACCCTAAGCCGAGTGATACTGCTAGTGCTGAAAAGAACAaccgtctctctctctctctctctggtaaAAACTCGGAAGAGTAGCCCCTCCTCTCTTCACGCtcaattttcttttctgtttcttctaaaTTTGTGGTTTACGTTATTTTATTATGAggagtaaaatttttttttttttttttatggactCAGCAATTGAACGATGTTATTAAGAATTGCGtaatttgttttttgtttttgttgaatGGGCAGGTACTTACGTACGCGGGATAGCGAGATGTTTCTGCAGTTCTATATCAATGAAAATGGGGACAAAGTTTACACAACAAaggttcctctttttttttttttttttttttttttttgtcctctcgccatctctctctctctctgagaatgaacgaatgaattaATGAAATCACacctttttttatttgttgttaGGTTATCACTACTAGATTTAGCTGAATTTTTATTAgcatttgtttatttatttgggTGTCTTGCGAAGGGAAACTTACTCCGATGAAACGATATATGTACATGGGCGGCCGGCCGGGCTATTGCTCCGATGCATTTTTATTAGTATTTGTTGTAAGGTTTTCCCTTGTTGAGCGAGCTGCTGCGGCCCATTGCTAGATTCTTTAGACATGATATGGGGGGATTAAGGGTCAACTGCTTTTTTCTTCTCGTAACCAGGTAGTACTAGAGTAATCCACCTCGTGCGacctacccttttttttttttgactctttGATACAATACGATTGCTGCATGGTTTAGCGCATTCATTCAAAGCTTCCAAGTCTGCTTGCCGTCTATCCTTGACTCTATCCTTCCTTCCTTGTAAGCCCATTTCTAATTGGCTTTTATGCAAAGCTACCAGCTCCACTGCATGTCCATTTTGCTTTCCTGTAGCTAGAAGAATGTGGTCCTTCCTTCATTTCTACGGTTGTCCATTGTTATTCTTTTGTTAACTTTGAACCGCTTTCCGTGCAGAAAGAATCTCCCGTAGGTGCCATCACACTATCTGCTCACCCTGGTAATTCGTtttcagcactttttttttttttttggctttaacCTATGTCTCCAATTGCCTTTTTATTTTGTACTAGTAAATCTGAGCCAGAAAAGATTGCTTTCTTAGCTTAATTGATTTGAGATGCCTTGATGAAACTGTCTGTGTTTGTCTGCAGCAtgaccttatttttttccccaaatCTTTTATAGTTTCATTCTAAGAGAACCAAGTTAATTGTATTCTCTGTTTTGAGCAGTATCCAGCAAAATCAAATGGTCGTGCATTGATTGCTTTCATGTGTGATTTGGTGGCGATGTGTTATCGATGGAAATGGATGCTGATTCTATTTGATGCATATTGCTGACTTTAAACCTGTTTCGCATTAATTTGTCTATTCAAATTGATATATCTGGGAAAAGAAGATTATTGaatctctctctcccccccccctctctcccTCTCAGTACTTTCTCTAGATGCCGACATGGAAGCATACATGTTTCTTTTGTTGTGATGAGTTTCGTCATGCTACTTTTTTGCGCTACCATGATCTTTTTGAATATCTATGGAGCATAATATAGCTCCTCTCCCCACCCCcacgccccaaaaaaaaaaaaaaaaaactaattgatTTCAACATGCAGCTCGTTTCTCTCCGGATGATAAATACTCAAGGCAGAGGGTGCTTCTGAAGAAGCGTTTTGGTTTGCTGCCAACCCAAAAGCCCCCACCGAAATACTAGAGTTCTCTGTTCTCCCAAGATGCTAGAGCTTTTTCTCGTAGCATCACGAGACTTGTATGTCCTATTATTAGTAGCTAGTTCTAGTCTTGATGTATTGTACACTTGTTGATGAGTTATCTATGCAACTGTCTTGAGTTTGCCTAAATCTTTATTGAACTCGTTATTGATCTATGACTTTGTATTCTCTTGATGTTCGTACCTTTGAGTGGGATCTGTTCTCAACAAATGTGTAATTAAAGTAGCCATAGTTCCTAATATCGTGTCGCTTTCTTGCAGTTTATTCAACCAAACCAACAAATGTGTTATTGATCTAATAGCCTTTTCAAGTCCTGAATATTTTCTATGGTAATATCTATTGGCTTATTAGCGATCAATTGGAGTAGTTCATTTCTGATAAGCTCTGCTCAAATGAGAGGCCCCCAAATGTACTTTGTTGGGCTAGCTTTAGGTAGCTAAATTAGGCAAACAtgcgtcaaaaaaaaaaagaaaaagaaaaaaggaatgcTTATATCCCGATCAAGGAACTCCTAAAAAACCAAAGTGGGCGCCTACAGGGGAGGCCGTAAATCGTAATTGTGAACTCGATCCTTCATCAACCACAAACCCAAAAACTCCGAAAGAAAAGGTGTAATAGGGACTCGATCGTAGGTAAAAACATCCCTGCAATCATCTCTTCGATATCTTTACTGGGGCTGGCATTGATcaattcttttaaaaaaaatttttccccAGCAGGAAAGAAATAGAACTTAAGATGTGGGAGGAACAAAGGGATTTGAATCCAAAACCTTAAATCCCTGAAAGCCTCAACATAAGCCACTAGACCAATGCCTCATTGGCCGGCATTGGTCAATTCACCAAAACATTAATAAAATGAATTTCCACCAGCTATCCCTCCCAGGTTGATTCGTGCATATATTTCACTATTTCAGTATAAGACCATAGATGTCTGTCACTCTGCTGACTAAAAGATGTATTTGATCCGTGAAATCAGGAATAAACCATATGTGGACAACTTCGCAAGGCAATCTGTGCCACGTTCTCGAGATGAATTTTTTACAAGCATCGTACAATCCTAAGCTCCTAACAAGCTTCATGACAGGATATGAATAATGACACGAAGCAACATCagtcaagaaaatgcaaagagatgACAATGATCATAATGTAACCCAGATGCTTCAAATTTATGGAGGTGAAGTCCGGAAAAACAAATATTACACAGTTCCACTAACTTGCAAATGAAATGGGGCCCCCCGACAGAAAATTGGCTCGTCATGTGTGTTGCTTTTTGCTCGAGCTCTGAGGATTTCATTAGCATCCTCAATCACAGCAGCAGCTAACAAAGTGTATTCACCAGGGACCAGGAAATACAGGGAGAAGGAATGCTTTACTTCCTGAAGTGGCGGAACCTCCATATTAATGCTGCTCAAGACACCTGACAAACAAGATGAATCagaacccccccccccaaaaaaaaaaaaaaaacttttctcAGCACCAATATGTTTCATCCATCTAATGGCATGTTAGATGAAGCTTTCCTTGTTTGCACAGCAAAGGCAGTATCAAACAAAAAGAAGCTAAAGGTGAAAGATATCCATTTTGACATTATTCCACTGGAATTCGAGGGAAAACATACTAAAACCTATCAATTTGATGTCGTTCAACCGAAATTCACAAGGCCCAATACACatgacatctaaaaataaaCCAGATAAGATATTTCAATAATTGTAACAAACGTATAAAATATGAAGATCCAGAACAACACCTGTCCATAAGACGGTTGCCTTCTCGCCTTCAAAGCAGTTCTGACCAGCTACATCTCTGCAGGTGATGTTAAGACTTATTCCAACCATTTCTTTAGTATTGTTGCGTACCAACACTTCCATTGGAGTCATATCATGAGCAACAACAGTACTGTTACATACAGCAGAATGCGGTTGTGCATCACATGTCTCAGTAGAATCAAGTTTGACTCTGTGGTCCACATTATCTTTAGCAAGCCGAAAGCCAAAGGTAAGTGGATCAGGTAACAGCACATCCATGACAGATGACTGAAGAGCAGTCTGCATGGCATCCTTGATATTTAGTTCTCCCGAGCTGTTCCGTCCAGATTGCCATCTGACCTTGATTCTGGAAATTAAAGTTTTGATTGTTGCACTAAGTTCAGCCTTGGTATTTTTCTCTGAGAAGCTTGAATTTCTGCTAGTGGCACTTCCATTCACGTGGGAGTCCTTAACAAGGAATGCACCATCAAGAACAGGTAACTTGAAATGTTCCAGAGGTATTAGAACTCTAGCAGTGTAATCCCGGTCAATCCTTGTTTTAGGATAATCAAATTCAGTGCCACTAGAGTCAAGAGAACTATCATTACTGTTAGAGTTCTCCAGCTGGACCGAGACACCAATCTCGAAAACAACATCAGTCGGATTAGATAACTCCAATTCAAGGAAGCGGAGCCCCCAACTTCCCCTGAAAGGGTCAATTTTCATGAAACTATCAGCCTTTCTTTCAGAGCCTGTAGCTTCCTTTGTAGAGTTACTTTGCAACTGGACCACTTTTGGATGGCTGTCACCAACATGAGCCGGAATTTCCATAGACAGCAAGCGTGCCTTAATGAAGGACATGCCCTGTAATACACAGATGTTCAAGGGGATAACCAACCGTCTACCAGGGGGCAGAGCAGATGCATCTTCTGGTGCCTCTCCAGGATTTGTCAGGGGCCCTGACAACAGAAACAGACAATTAAAAATGCTAAAAACATTTGTATGCAATGGCTGAGACATAAAGTTTGACTGCGTTTCTAGAGGGGAAAGGTAAAGAGCTTCCATACTGATAATGGCTGAAGCCAAGCACCATTATGAGGTCAAGGACAAGGATGAGATTCAGATACTTACATACATGATTTGACAGGTAAAGGtgattaaactttttttttaaattacaaaaGCTACTCAGCAAGACAGTTATGTACACAACAGTTCCATCACCATCGATCCCTACATTTTCCTCAAGGTAACTGCTTGTGCATTCCTTTACATGGGTCATGATAACTTTGAAATATATGATAGAGGATCACCAACAGATAGAAGGATACCTGAATAATGGATGAGTAACATCGGGCTGCTCCTATCCTTCACTTGCCTTCCAGTACCACTAGATATATTCTTGCCAACAGCAGGATCGGTATCCACCGAGCTTAGCTGCCAGGCTTTCAAGGTTATCGGTATAGTAACTTGTGCACCAGGTTTCAAAGGAAGGGAAGACTGCAAGGTTTCATAAGAAATTGATATCACAGAGTCCTGGTTTTTTCCAGATAACGAGATGTGTGCCTGCTCAACTGTGACTGTGCCGGCATTTGCCAAACTAATGCATACATCACGAATCTCACCTTCATATAAAGTGACGGCGCCATCGCCTCCAACAACATGTGAAATGAGCAATGGAAGAGGAGGTGCCACAGAAACAGCTGGAAAGGCAACATTTTTCAACTTGGCAGAGCCACAGCAGCGAAATGGATCAGACAGCACCAGTCCTTGTGCTGCTCCAAGGAGCAGATTATCCACATCCTTGAAGAAATGTTCAGTGATAACACCAAAACAATGAACAATGCATCCAGGAATACTCACTGGACCAACTTTAGTAGGAATTCCTGATAAAGTTATAACCTTTGATGAATTAGATGGGAGGTCGACACTGATTGGGAAAGCGTCAAAGTTTTGGGAATGCACTGAGAGATATATGCTGTCAACAACCACATCAAAACCACATGGATTTGCCAATTCGACAAACACCTGCACGGGTTCCCCAACAACCCACACAAGCTCCTGCTTGCTACTTTGATTTGGTTCTCCTTTGCTAAACGGTGTATAAATAAAAGGCCCCGAAGGAGCAGATCCTGCCCACCAATCCTCCCTTGCAGGATTGCGTTTTACAATGTCCATTTGTGAAGGATGAAGAGGAAAAGAGTGCAACCTAAAACAATTCAAGCACAAAAGCACAAAAAGTTCAGTGCATCTTTTAACAGATGAAAAGGACTACGACGCAAAAGCAAAAGATTGATCCTTTTGTAGACGATAAAAGATCCTAGTCTAAGAAGAATTACGTCCAAACTTTACGCTGCATTTCTTACGC
Coding sequences within it:
- the LOC113705340 gene encoding H/ACA ribonucleoprotein complex subunit 3-like protein; translation: MFLQFYINENGDKVYTTKKESPVGAITLSAHPARFSPDDKYSRQRVLLKKRFGLLPTQKPPPKY
- the LOC113707487 gene encoding trafficking protein particle complex II-specific subunit 120 homolog, which codes for MEPDVSIETSCMIRVAVLPIGPIPPHLFRHYSSLLLRHHTVSLSSISSFYTQHQKSPFSHQPWDSPSASLRFKFILAGSPPSPWEDFQSNRKILAVIGISHCPSSPDLHSLALHFASASKPYSSSLVHRCFAFSPGDSQLEDESHKGTNLILFPPADPQTQELHLLTMMQDLAASLLMEFEKWVLRAESGGTILKTPLDSQATLSSEEVIKAKKRRLGRAQKTIGDYCLLAGSPVDANAHYSTALELARLTGDFFWYAGAMEGSVCALLIDRMGQKDPLLEEEVKYRYNSVILHYRKSFIQENAQRVSPLSFELEATLKLARFLCRQELAKDVVDLLTTAADGGKSLIDASDRLILYVEIARLFGALGYHRKAAFFSRQVAQLYLQQENRFAAISAMQVLAMTTKAYRVQSRASIENTSSKNETSPAPHNVGKVHQNWVVSLFESQWSTLQMVVLREILLSAVRAGDPLAAWSAAARLLRSYYPLITPAGQNGLASALASSAERLPSGTRCADPALPFIRLHSFPLHPSQMDIVKRNPAREDWWAGSAPSGPFIYTPFSKGEPNQSSKQELVWVVGEPVQVFVELANPCGFDVVVDSIYLSVHSQNFDAFPISVDLPSNSSKVITLSGIPTKVGPVSIPGCIVHCFGVITEHFFKDVDNLLLGAAQGLVLSDPFRCCGSAKLKNVAFPAVSVAPPLPLLISHVVGGDGAVTLYEGEIRDVCISLANAGTVTVEQAHISLSGKNQDSVISISYETLQSSLPLKPGAQVTIPITLKAWQLSSVDTDPAVGKNISSGTGRQVKDRSSPMLLIHYSGPLTNPGEAPEDASALPPGRRLVIPLNICVLQGMSFIKARLLSMEIPAHVGDSHPKVVQLQSNSTKEATGSERKADSFMKIDPFRGSWGLRFLELELSNPTDVVFEIGVSVQLENSNSNDSSLDSSGTEFDYPKTRIDRDYTARVLIPLEHFKLPVLDGAFLVKDSHVNGSATSRNSSFSEKNTKAELSATIKTLISRIKVRWQSGRNSSGELNIKDAMQTALQSSVMDVLLPDPLTFGFRLAKDNVDHRVKLDSTETCDAQPHSAVCNSTVVAHDMTPMEVLVRNNTKEMVGISLNITCRDVAGQNCFEGEKATVLWTGVLSSINMEVPPLQEVKHSFSLYFLVPGEYTLLAAAVIEDANEILRARAKSNTHDEPIFCRGAPFHLQVSGTV